Proteins from a single region of Flavobacterium sp. YJ01:
- a CDS encoding alpha/beta hydrolase, with product MFITGAFISHSCWEEWIVFFENKGYKTVAPPWPYKNETAEKLRQTNSSKIATIRLNDLLDYYTEIIEKLPEKPILIGHSYGGLLTQLLLQKDLGSAGICLHSIPPSNVIYYNFSFYRKIWSTFNFFHSRKKNYLLPFKKWQNFFTNQMCFEEQKTTYEKLVIPESKLVFCDIFSNSAKIDFKKKHAPILFLSGSEDHFVKVSIQYSNFKKYKNIHSITCYKEFKDSNHLVLKQQNWECIAEFISNCLEKLS from the coding sequence ATGTTTATTACAGGGGCATTTATTAGTCATTCTTGCTGGGAAGAATGGATTGTTTTTTTTGAAAATAAAGGTTATAAAACCGTCGCGCCGCCATGGCCTTATAAAAATGAAACCGCAGAAAAATTAAGGCAAACTAATTCTTCTAAAATTGCCACAATTCGGCTAAACGATTTATTGGATTATTACACAGAAATTATCGAAAAACTTCCCGAAAAACCAATTCTTATTGGGCATTCTTACGGAGGTCTTTTGACACAATTATTGCTTCAAAAAGATTTGGGTTCGGCTGGAATTTGTTTGCATTCTATTCCGCCAAGTAATGTCATTTATTATAATTTTTCTTTTTATCGAAAGATCTGGAGCACTTTTAATTTCTTTCATTCTAGAAAAAAAAACTATTTATTGCCTTTTAAAAAATGGCAAAATTTCTTCACCAATCAAATGTGTTTTGAGGAACAAAAAACAACCTACGAAAAACTAGTAATTCCAGAATCAAAACTTGTTTTTTGCGATATTTTTTCCAATTCGGCTAAAATAGATTTCAAGAAAAAACACGCTCCAATTTTATTTTTATCAGGTTCAGAAGATCATTTTGTTAAAGTTTCTATTCAATATTCCAATTTCAAAAAATATAAAAACATTCATTCGATAACATGCTATAAAGAGTTTAAAGACAGTAATCATTTGGTTTTAAAACAACAAAATTGGGAATGCATTGCAGAATTTATCTCAAACTGTTTGGAGAAACTTTCTTAA
- a CDS encoding sigma 54-interacting response regulator, protein MKNSADNGHEAVSSVLKKRILIVEDQFIEAHDLQLILEKANYEVTGIARSVEQALEQIEIEKPDLVFLDIMLKGTRNGIELAHFLKEKNIGFIFISANSSKSILDQAKTTHPYGFIVKPFRDQDVLTTLEIAFYRQQYSLESQLKQQFQLQNEIAEIVNSNLKKEDALLAFAKTIQTYIPFDYLEAGFVTSTHYDKLGVLRKNLDLYQIIDLKKLSQISEVSEKEINETYRKSKIDKEPIIYSEESLINNFQEAPIRALISHNFGIKSYLVFPVYVATIQSYHFTFYSRNLNIYSQENLKLLSSIEPIFSQFIAKIYSNEDAVSVKKKVEIKNNKPISEGFEGIIGNSSQMVSVFNYIRKVAPSDTSVLVLGESGTGKEKIAQNIHALSPRKEKPLVIINCGAIPENLAESLLFGHEKGAFTSAMDRRIGKFELADGGTIFLDEIGEMSLELQVKLLRVLQEREIERVGGMSSIKIDVRIIAATNKNLEEEVAAGRFRMDLYYRLHVFPIMVPSLKKRKEDIPDLANHFIKVYSEKMGRKAPNLSDFVLQQIMNYNWPGNIRELEHVIQRAILLTDGNTIKEIELSMSSKMHPEQTGEPFSIKTILENERDYILYILKKCNGKISGAGGAAEILDIHPSTLNSKIKKLEIKREIS, encoded by the coding sequence ATGAAAAACTCAGCCGATAACGGACATGAAGCTGTTTCTTCAGTTTTGAAAAAACGAATTTTAATTGTAGAAGATCAATTTATTGAAGCGCACGATTTACAGTTAATTCTCGAAAAAGCAAACTACGAAGTAACAGGAATTGCACGTTCGGTTGAACAAGCTTTGGAGCAAATTGAAATAGAAAAACCAGATCTTGTTTTCTTAGATATTATGCTGAAAGGAACTAGAAATGGTATCGAATTAGCACACTTTTTAAAAGAAAAAAATATTGGTTTTATATTTATTTCTGCCAATTCGAGTAAAAGTATTTTAGATCAGGCAAAAACTACGCATCCTTATGGTTTTATTGTAAAACCTTTTCGCGATCAAGATGTTTTAACAACTTTAGAAATAGCATTTTATCGTCAGCAATATAGTTTAGAATCCCAGCTAAAACAGCAATTTCAGTTGCAAAATGAAATAGCAGAAATTGTAAATTCAAACCTAAAAAAAGAAGATGCACTTCTAGCTTTCGCTAAAACAATTCAAACTTATATTCCATTTGATTATTTAGAAGCTGGTTTTGTAACGTCAACTCATTATGATAAGTTGGGAGTTCTCCGTAAAAATTTAGATTTATATCAGATTATTGATTTGAAAAAACTTTCTCAAATTTCGGAAGTTTCTGAAAAAGAGATAAATGAAACTTACAGAAAGTCGAAAATTGATAAAGAACCAATAATTTATAGTGAAGAGTCTTTAATAAATAACTTTCAGGAAGCGCCAATAAGAGCGTTGATTTCTCATAATTTCGGAATCAAATCGTATTTGGTTTTTCCCGTTTATGTGGCAACTATTCAGAGCTATCATTTTACTTTTTACAGTCGAAATTTAAATATTTATAGTCAAGAAAATTTAAAACTTTTAAGTTCAATCGAGCCTATTTTTTCTCAGTTTATTGCTAAAATTTATTCTAATGAAGATGCTGTTTCGGTAAAGAAAAAGGTAGAAATTAAAAACAATAAGCCAATTTCAGAAGGTTTTGAAGGAATTATTGGCAATAGTTCTCAAATGGTTTCAGTTTTTAATTACATCCGAAAAGTCGCGCCTTCAGATACTTCTGTTTTGGTTTTAGGCGAAAGCGGAACTGGAAAAGAGAAGATTGCGCAAAATATTCATGCCTTATCTCCAAGAAAAGAAAAGCCACTTGTCATTATAAATTGTGGCGCAATTCCAGAAAATCTGGCAGAATCGTTGCTTTTTGGCCACGAAAAAGGCGCTTTTACGAGCGCAATGGACAGAAGAATTGGCAAATTTGAATTGGCAGACGGCGGTACTATTTTTTTAGACGAAATAGGAGAGATGTCTTTAGAACTTCAAGTAAAATTGCTGCGCGTTTTGCAAGAAAGAGAAATTGAACGCGTTGGCGGAATGTCTTCTATAAAAATTGATGTTCGTATTATTGCCGCAACCAACAAAAATCTCGAAGAAGAAGTTGCTGCTGGTAGATTTCGAATGGATTTGTATTATCGTTTGCACGTTTTTCCGATAATGGTTCCTTCATTAAAAAAACGAAAAGAAGATATTCCAGATTTAGCCAATCATTTTATAAAAGTTTACAGCGAAAAAATGGGAAGAAAAGCGCCAAATCTTTCTGATTTTGTACTGCAGCAAATTATGAATTACAATTGGCCTGGAAATATCAGAGAACTCGAACATGTAATACAACGCGCTATTTTGCTGACAGATGGAAATACGATTAAAGAAATTGAACTTTCGATGTCTTCAAAAATGCATCCTGAACAAACGGGAGAGCCATTTTCTATCAAAACGATTTTAGAAAACGAAAGAGATTATATTTTGTACATTCTAAAAAAATGCAACGGAAAAATTTCTGGCGCGGGCGGTGCGGCAGAAATTTTAGATATTCATCCTTCGACATTAAATTCTAAGATTAAAAAACTGGAAATAAAAAGAGAAATCAGTTAA